A window of the Microcaecilia unicolor chromosome 5, aMicUni1.1, whole genome shotgun sequence genome harbors these coding sequences:
- the ZBTB21 gene encoding LOW QUALITY PROTEIN: zinc finger and BTB domain-containing protein 21 (The sequence of the model RefSeq protein was modified relative to this genomic sequence to represent the inferred CDS: deleted 1 base in 1 codon), translating into MEGILHYINPAHAISLLSALNEERLKGQLCDVVLIVGDQKFRAHKNVLAASSEYFHSLFTNKQNESQSVFQLDFCEADAFDNVLNYIYSSSLFVEKSSLAAVQELGYSLGISFLTNILSKTPQAPFGSCPRKRTSFQDEDESSAQQRSVIVCQGRNEAQGKNSNHTRSDIKPLSKPSSSIAPKTNTKQSRTTKSTEPLHSILQNEKRWLKDNPTSYTKLLEPSRPQSDQSRSGWVKKYPVLLPKPAVVKETADNKLCVSVELLTEKGMSSKRPQHFVPSMRGSSDSPYLLRQIGKENSTSQSEDRNLLYYSKLGLVVPSSGPEAENQSIDRSGPLVKSLLRRSLSMDSQVPVYSSFDLKSLGCSFATSDGSVEEKISSLSQKLATTDSIDRAITGDKAQIMHSHRLRSFSASQSIDREIDSPVNEIRIKTEPNSPLSEPSEIISFTVGDASPSTSRDFPYKTEESQRNLIRLPAKRRYQTDRRLPSKHLKETESNSEPDDNLEEISSPRLDADFAGSDDGKDEYNELEEMRPSKKFKCKHCLKIFRSTAGLHRHVNMYHNPEKPYACDICHKRFHTNFKVWTHCQTQHGIVKNPSPASSSQVVLDEKFQRKLIDIVREREIKKALIVKLRRGKQGFQAQSTSQSQAIKRNLRPRTKGAYICTYCGKAYRFLSQFKQHIRMHPGEKPIGNKAIKPKELVIKSPVESKVVYQCRLCNTKLSSVSEQENHERLCRNATVCPYCSLRFTSSDMKHEHESKCEYKKLTCLECMRTFKSSFSIWRHQVEVHNQNTMAPSENFSLPVLDHNGEMSNAPRQQSVPDSSKINNIFASKEDSVFSDSSEQMNFDSEDSACLPEDLSVTKQFNIQIKEEPADDEDDISDANLKPKDVVCHKETGLWPCEKCGKIFTVHKQLERHQELLCSVKPFICHVCKKAFRTNFRLWSHFQSHMTQTGEQLSCKEVEPCPTSNSPSPPPPPPPPLPKIQPIEPDGPPNIPEGPNTTEKLFAPQESDTPLYHAPPLSAITFKRQYMCKLCHRTFKTAFSLWSHDRTHERTHL; encoded by the exons ATGGAAGGGATTTTGCATTACATAAACCCAGCACATGCTATTTCTCTCTTAAGTGCTCTGAATGAGGAACGTCTAAAAGGACAACTGTGTGATGTTGTTCTAATAGTGGGAGACCAAAAATTTCGTGCTCATAAAAATGTTTTGGCTGCAAGCAGTGAATACTTCCATTCCCTATTCACAAATAAACAGAATGAATCACAGTCTGTATTCCAACTTGACTTCTGTGAAGCGGACGCATTTGATAATGTGTTAAATTATATTTATTCCTCATCCTTATTTGTGGAGAAGAGTAGTCTTGCAGCCGTACAAGAACTAGGCTACAGCCTTGGTATCTCCTTCCTCACAAATATATTGTCCAAGACTCCTCAAGCACCTTTCGGTTCATGTCCCAGGAAGAGGACATCATTTCAAGATGAAGATGAAAGCAGTGCTCAGCAAAGAAGTGTCATTGTTTGCCAGGGTCGAAATGAAGCACAAGGGAAGAATTCCAATCACACACGGAGTGACATAAAACCACTTTCTAAGCCATCCTCCTCCATTGCGCCCAAAACAAACACCAAACAATCTCGCACAACAAAATCAACTGAACCACTGCATAGTATATTACAAAATGAAAAGAGATGGTTAAAAGACAATCCTACCAGCTACACAAAACTTCTTGAGCCATCAAGACCACAAAGTGACCAAAGTCGAAGTGGCTGGGTAAAAAAGTATCCAGTTTTGTTGCCAAAGCCTGCAGTTGTAAAGGAAACTGCAGACAATAAGCTATGCGTGAGTGTTGAACTTCTAACAGAGAAAGGTATGTCATCAAAAAGACCACAACATTTTGTTCCTTCTATGCGTGGTTCCTCAGACTCTCCATATTTATTACGTCagattggaaaagaaaatagtACTAGTCAAAGTGAGGATAGGAATTTACTATACTACTCAAAATTAGGATTGGTCGTCCCATCTAGTGGACCGGAAGCTGAAAACCAGAGTATTGACAGGAGTGGCCCACTTGTGAAAAGTCTCTTGCGAAGATCTCTCTCTATGGATAGTCAAGTTCCTGTCTATTCATCTTTTGACTTAAAATCTTTAGGTTGTTCATTCGCAACATCTGATGGCTCAGTGGAAGAGAAAATTAGTTCTTTATCTCAAAAGTTGGCCACAACAGATTCAATAGACAGAGCAATCACAGGGGACAAGGCACAAATAATGCATTCACATCGCCTTAGGTCCTTTAGTGCATCTCAATCAATTGATAGGGAAATAGACTCACCTGTAAATGAGATACGAATAAAGACTGAGCCAAACAGCCCCCTTTCAGAGCCTTCTGAAATAATAAGTTTTACAGTAGGAGATGCTTCACCATCCACCAGCAGAGACTTTCCATATAAAACTGAAGAAAGCCAGAGAAATTTGATTAGACTTCCTGCTAAGCGCAGATACCAAACAGATAGAAGACTACCTTCTAAACACCTGAAAGAAACTGAGAGTAATTCTGAGCCAGATGATAACTTGGAAGAAATTTCAAGTCCACGCCTTGATGCTGACTTTGCAGGTTCTGATGATGGTAAAGATGAATATAATGAGTTGGAAGAAATGAGACCCAGTAAAAAATTTAAATGCAAACATTGCCTTAAAATATTTAGATCTACTGCAGGTCTTCATCGTCATGTTAACATGTACCATAATCCAGAGAAACCGTATGCTTGTGATATTTGTCATAAAAGATTTCACACAAATTTCAAAGTGTGGACACATTGCCAGACACAGCATGGTATTGTTAAGAACCCCTCACCGGCTTCAAGCTCACAAGTTGTCCTAGATGAAAAGTTCCAAAGAAAATTAATTGACATAGTAAGAGAAAGAGAGATTAAAAAAGCATTAATAGTCAAGCTCCGACGAGGCAAACAGGGTTTTCAGGCACAGTCAACTTCCCAATCACAAGCAATCAAAAGGAATTTAAGACCAAGAACCAAAGGTGCCTATATTTGTACATATTGTGGGAAAGCATATCGATTTCTGTCACAGTTCAAACAGCACATAAGAATGCATCCTGGGGAAAAACCAATTGGCAACAAAGCTATCAAGCCAAAAGAGCTTGTTATCAAGAGCCCAGTGGAAAGCAAAGTGGTGTATCAGTGTCGGCTTTGTAACACCAAACTCTCCTCTGTATCAGAACAAGAAAATCATGAGCGACTATGTAGAAATGCCACTGTCTGCCCCTACTGCAGCTTAAGATTTACTTCCTCAGATATGAAGCATGAACATGAAAGTAAGTGCGAGTATAAAAAGCTGACATGTCTTGAGTGCATGCGCACATTTAAGTCATCCTTTAGTATTTGGCGTCATCAAGTGGAAGTTCATAATCAAAACACAATGGCCCCATCAGAAAACTTCTCTCTTCCTGTATTGGATCACAATGGGGAAATGAGCAATGCTCCAAGACAACAGTCTGTCCCAGATTCTAgcaaaataaataacatttttgcTTCAAAAGAGGATAGTGTGTTCAGTGATTCTTCAGAACAAATGAACTTTGATTCTGAGGACTCTGCTTGCCTACCTGAAGATCTAAGTGTTACCAAACAATTTAACATTCAGATCAAAGAAGAGCCTGCAGATGATGAAGATGATATTTCTGATGCTAATTTAAAACCCAAGGATGTAGTGTGTCATAAAGAAACTGGCTTGTGGCCATGCGAAAAGTGTGGAAAAATATTTACAGTGCACAAACAACTGGAACGTCACCAAGAACTCTTATGTTCTGTTAAACCTTTCATTTGTCACGTGTGTAAAAAGGCTTTCAGAACCAACTTTCGTTTGTGGAGTCACTTCCAGTCACATATGACACAAACTGGAGAACAGCTATCATGTAAAGAGGTAGAGCCTTGTCCAACATCTAACTCtccatcgccaccacctccccctcctccccctcttcccaaaATTCAGCCTATTGAACCTGATGGCCCACCAAATATCCCTGAGGGTCCAAATACTACTGAGAAATTGTTTGCTCCCCAAGAA TCAGACACACCTCTTTATCATGCTCCACCACTTTCTGCTATCACCTTTAAAAGGCAGTATATGTGCAAACTGTGTCACAGGACTTTCAAAACTGCATTTAGCCTTTGGAGCCATGATCGGACCCATGAACGGACTCATCTTTAG